A single genomic interval of Lynx canadensis isolate LIC74 chromosome A2, mLynCan4.pri.v2, whole genome shotgun sequence harbors:
- the CAMSAP3 gene encoding calmodulin-regulated spectrin-associated protein 3 isoform X2, translating into MVEAAPPGPGPLRRTFLVPEIKSLDQYDFSRAKAAASLAWVLRAAFGGAEHVPSELWEPFYTDQYAQEHVKPPVTRLLLSAELYCRAWRQVLPQLETPPSPSALLALLARRGTVPALPERPVQEADLRHQPILMGAHLAVIDALMVAFAFEWTKTLPGPLALASLEHKLLFWVDTTIRRLQEKTEQEAAQRASPAAPADGVAPAQPSHAIAFCLKESGSKPPMIRYRKDRAVARRAPCFPTVTTLQDLASGAALAATIHCYCPQLLRLEEVCLKDPMSVADSLYNLQLVQDFCASRLPRGCPLSLEDLLYVPPPLKINLVVLLAEMFMCFEVLKPDFVQAKDLPDGHAASPRATEASSAQNSSGCSSPVFNFRHPLLSPGGSQSPLRGSTGSLKSSPSMSHMEALGKAWNRQLSRPLSQAVSFSTPFGLDSDVDVVMGDPVLLRSVSSDSLGPPRPVPARTPVQPAPEPGDLPTIEEALQIIHSAEPRLLPDGAADGSFYLHSPEGPSKLPLASSYPLEGASKAPAYVPHPEAPLKPSPCTVAEMSKPSALSEGSPKAAASSPAANNSEVKMTSFAERKKQLVRAEAEAGSPTATPAAPEALSSEMSELGARLEEKRRAIEAQKRRIEAIFAKHRQRLGKSAFLQVQPREAGGEAEAEAEPGPVPGGERPAGEGQGEPSPRPKAVTFSPELGPVPPEGLGDYNRAVSKLSAALSSLQRDMQRLTDQQQRLLAPPEAPGPAPPPAAWVIPGPTVGPKAASPSPARRAPAARRSPGPGPSPTPRSPKHARPAELRLAPLTRVLTPPHDVDSLPHLRKFSPSQVPVQTRSSILLAEGSPPEEPAARPGLIEIPLGSLEEPTAEDEGDGSPPGAEDSLEEEASSEGEPRAGLGFFYKDEDKPEDEMAQKRASLLERQQRRAEEARRRKQWQEAEKEQRREEAARLAQEEAAPGPPAPPAPPAPAATPAPAARAPVEEEVGPRRGEFTRLEYERRAQLKLMDDLDKVLRPRAAGTGGPGRGGRRGPRPRSGCCDDSALARSPARGLLGSRLSKVYSQSTLSLSTVANEAPNNLGVKRPTSRAPSPSGLMSPSRLPGSRERDWENGSNASSPASVPEYTGPRLYKEPSAKSNKFIIHNALSHCCLAGKVNEPQKNRILEEIEKSKANHFLILFRDSSCQFRALYTLSGETEELTRLAGYGPRTVTPAMVEGIYKYNSDRKRFTQIPAKTMSMSVDAFTIQGHLWQSKKPTTPKKGSSTPK; encoded by the exons ATGGTGGAGGCGGCGCCCCCCGGGCCCGGGCCGCTGAGGAGGACCTTCCTGGTGCCCGAGATCAAGTCGCTGGACCAGTACGATTTCTCGCGGGCCAAGGCGGCGGCCAGCCTGGCGTGGGTGCTGCGGGCCGCGTTCGGGGGCGCAG AGCATGTGCCCTCGGAGCTGTGGGAGCCCTTCTACACCGACCAGTACGCACAGGAGCACGTGAAGCCCCCGGTGACACGGCTGCTGCTCTCGGCTGAGCTCTACTGCCGGGCCTGGCGCCAGGTGCTGCCGCAGCTCGAGACCCCCCCCAGTCCCTCCGCGCTGCTGGCCCTGCTGGCGCGGAGGGGCACGGTGCCCGCGCTGCCCGAGCGTCCCGTGCAGGAGGCCGACTTGAGGCACCAGCCTATCCTCATG GGAGCCCACCTAGCTGTCATTGACGCCCTCATGGTTGCCTTCGCCTTCGAGTGGACAAAGACACTGCCCGGTCCCTTGGCCCTGGCCAGCTTGGAGCACAAGCTCCTTTTCTGGGTGGACACG acCATCCGGCGGTTGCAGGAGAAGACTGAGCAGGAAGCTGCCCAGAGAGCCTCTCCCGCGGCCCCTGCAGATGGGGTGGCCCCCGCACAGCCCTCG CACGCAATTGCCTTCTGTTTGAAGGAGTCGGGGAGCAAACCCCCCATG ATCCGATACCGCAAGGACCGAGCTGTGGCCCGACGCGCCCCCTGCTTTCCAACCGTGACCACCCTCCAGGATCTGGCGAGTGGGGCCGCGCTGGCCGCCACGATCCACTGCTATTGTCCCCAGCTCTTGCGACTCGAGG AGGTGTGCCTCAAGGACCCCATGTCTGTGGCGGACAGCCTCTACAACCTCCAGCTGGTGCAGGATTTCTGTGCCTCCCGCCTTCCTCGTGGCTGCCCACTGTCCCTCGAGGACCTGCTGTACGTCCCACCGCCCCTCAAG ATCAACCTGGTGGTGCTGCTCGCCGAGATGTTCATGTGCTTTGAGGTGCTGAAACCTGATTTCGTGCAGGCTAAGGACCTTCCTGATGGTCATG CGGCCTCCCCCCGGGCCACGGAGGCCTCTTCCGCCCAGAACAGCAGTGGCTGCAG TTCTCCTGTCTTCAATTTCCGCCACCCACTCCTGTCACCCGGCGGCTCCCAGTCCCCACTCCGTGGATCCACAG gctcaCTGAAGTCCTCCCCGTCCATGTCCCACATGGAGGCCCTCGGCAAGGCCTGGAACCGTCAGCTCAG CCGTCCCCTCTCCCAGGCAGTGTCGTTCAGCACCCCCTTTGGCCTGGACAGCGACGTGGATGTCGTCATGGGAGACCCCGTCCTACTCCGCTCGGTCAGCTCAGACAGCCTGGGCCCCCCGCGCCCTGTGCCAGCCCGGACCCCCGTGCAGCCAGCCCCGGAGCCTGGCGACCTGCCTACCATCGAGGAGGCCCTGCAGATCATCCACAGTGCCGAGCCCCGGCTGCTCCCAGATGGGGCTGCCGACGGCAGCTTCTACCTCCACTCCCCCGAGGGGCCCTCCAAACTGCCGCTGGCTTCCTCCTACCCACTCGAGGGGGCCTCCAAAGCACCCGCCTACGTGCCCCACCCCGAGGCCCCCTTGAAACCATCTCCCTGCACGGTGGCGGAGATGTCGAAACCGTCGGCCCTATCCGAGGGCTCCCCGAAGGCGGCGGCTTCGTCCCCAGCGGCCAACAACTCCGAAGTGAAGATGACCAGCTTTGCTGAACGCAAGAAGCAGCTGGTGAGGGCTGAGGCCGAGGCAGGGTCCCCGACGGCCACCCCCGCGGCACCAGAGGCCCTGAGCTCCGAGATGAGCGAGCTGGGAGCCCGGCTGGAGGAGAAACGGCGGGCCATAGAGGCTCAGAAGCGACGGATCGAGGCCATCTTTGCCAAGCACCGCCAGCGACTGGGCAAGAGCGCTTTCCTGCAGGTGCAGCCTCGGGAGGCCGGAGGGGAAGCGGAGGCAGAGGCCGAGCCAGGCCCAGTCCCCGGTGGGGAGCGGCCGGCGGGTGAGGGCCAGGGCGAGCCATCCCCGCGGCCCAAGGCAGTGACCTTCTCACCCGAACTGGGCCCGGTGCCCCCCGAGGGGCTGGGGGACTATAACCGGGCGGTCAGCAAGTTAAGCGCCGCGCTGAGCTCGCTGCAGCGGGACATGCAGAGGCTCACGGACCAGCAGCAGCGGCTCCTGGCTCCGCCCGAGGCCCCTGGGCCtgccccgccgcccgccgcgtGGGTCATCCCTGGTCCCACGGTGGGTCCCAAAGCCGCATCTCCCAGCCCTGCTCGGCGCGCCCCGGCTGCCCGGCGCAGCCCCGGGCCCGGCCCCAGCCCGACACCCCGGAGCCCGAAACACGCACGGCCGGCGGAGCTGCGGCTGGCTCCCCTGACGAGAGTGCTCACGCCTCCCCACGATGTAGACAGCCTCCCCCACCTGCGCAAGTTCTCGCCGAGCCAGGTGCCCGTGCAGACCCGTTCCTCTATCCTCCTGGCGGAGGGGTCGCCTCCAGAGGAGCCCGCGGCCCGGCCTGGCCTCATCGAGATCCCACTGGGCAGCCTGGAAGAGCCCACGGCCGAGGACGAGGGAGATGGGAGCCCCCCTGGTGCTGAGGATTCCTTAGAGGAGGAGGCGTCTTCGGAGGGAGAGCCCCGGGCCGGGCTGGGATTCTTCTACAAG GATGAAGACAAGCCCGAGGACGAGATGGCCCAAAAGCGGGCCAGCCTGCTGGAACGGCAGCAGCGGCGGGCGGAGGAGGCTCGGCGGCGGAAGCAGTGGCAGGAGGCCGAGAAGGAGCAGCGGAGGGAAGAGGCTGCCCG GCTGGCCCAGGAGGAGGCGGCCCcgggccccccagcccccccagcccccccagcccccgcagCGACCCCGGCCCCTGCCGCCAGGGCCCCCGTCGAGGAGGAGGTGGGCCCCAGGAGGGGGGAGTTCACCCGGCTCGAGTATGAACGCCGGGCCCAGCTGAAGCTGATGGACGACCTTGACAAAGTGCTCCGGCCACGGGCTGCGGGGAccggggggccgggccggggtgGGCGGAGGGGCCCCCGGCCGCGCTCCGGTTGCTGTGACGACTCGGCCCTGGCACGAAGCCCTGCCCGTGGCCTGCTGG GCTCCCGGCTCAGCAAAGTCTACTCTCAGTCCACCCTGTCACTGTCAACCGTGGCCAACGAGGCCCCCAATAATCTTGGCGTGAAGAGGCCGACGTCTCG ggctccatccccaTCTGGCCTCATGTCCCCAAGCCGCCTGCCTGGTAGCCGGGAACGCGACTGGGAGAACGGTAGCAACGCCTCGTCCCCGGCGTCGGTGCCCGAGTACACAG gTCCGCGGCTGTACAAGGAGCCCAGCGCCAAGTCCAACAAGTTCATCATCCACAACGCCCTGTCGCACTGCTGCCTCGCGGGCAAGGTGAACGAACCGCAGAAGAACCGCATTCTGGAG GAAATCGAGAAGAGCAAGGCCAATCACTTCCTGATCCTCTTCCGCGACTCGAGCTGCCAGTTCCGGGCCCTCTACACGCTGTCcggggagacagaggagctgaCGAGGCTGGCCGGCTACGGCCCCCGCACAGTCACGCCCGCCATGGTCGAGGGCATCTACAAGTACAACTCGGACCGCAAGCGCTTTACCCAGATCCCTGCCAAGACCATGTCCATGAGTGTAGACGCCTTCACCATCCAGGGCCACCTCTGGCAGAGCAAGAAGCCCACCACCCCCAAGAAGGGCAGCAGCACCCCCAAGTAG
- the CAMSAP3 gene encoding calmodulin-regulated spectrin-associated protein 3 isoform X1, with the protein MVEAAPPGPGPLRRTFLVPEIKSLDQYDFSRAKAAASLAWVLRAAFGGAEHVPSELWEPFYTDQYAQEHVKPPVTRLLLSAELYCRAWRQVLPQLETPPSPSALLALLARRGTVPALPERPVQEADLRHQPILMGAHLAVIDALMVAFAFEWTKTLPGPLALASLEHKLLFWVDTTIRRLQEKTEQEAAQRASPAAPADGVAPAQPSCPTRWYWKLVPHAIAFCLKESGSKPPMIRYRKDRAVARRAPCFPTVTTLQDLASGAALAATIHCYCPQLLRLEEVCLKDPMSVADSLYNLQLVQDFCASRLPRGCPLSLEDLLYVPPPLKINLVVLLAEMFMCFEVLKPDFVQAKDLPDGHAASPRATEASSAQNSSGCSSPVFNFRHPLLSPGGSQSPLRGSTGSLKSSPSMSHMEALGKAWNRQLSRPLSQAVSFSTPFGLDSDVDVVMGDPVLLRSVSSDSLGPPRPVPARTPVQPAPEPGDLPTIEEALQIIHSAEPRLLPDGAADGSFYLHSPEGPSKLPLASSYPLEGASKAPAYVPHPEAPLKPSPCTVAEMSKPSALSEGSPKAAASSPAANNSEVKMTSFAERKKQLVRAEAEAGSPTATPAAPEALSSEMSELGARLEEKRRAIEAQKRRIEAIFAKHRQRLGKSAFLQVQPREAGGEAEAEAEPGPVPGGERPAGEGQGEPSPRPKAVTFSPELGPVPPEGLGDYNRAVSKLSAALSSLQRDMQRLTDQQQRLLAPPEAPGPAPPPAAWVIPGPTVGPKAASPSPARRAPAARRSPGPGPSPTPRSPKHARPAELRLAPLTRVLTPPHDVDSLPHLRKFSPSQVPVQTRSSILLAEGSPPEEPAARPGLIEIPLGSLEEPTAEDEGDGSPPGAEDSLEEEASSEGEPRAGLGFFYKDEDKPEDEMAQKRASLLERQQRRAEEARRRKQWQEAEKEQRREEAARLAQEEAAPGPPAPPAPPAPAATPAPAARAPVEEEVGPRRGEFTRLEYERRAQLKLMDDLDKVLRPRAAGTGGPGRGGRRGPRPRSGCCDDSALARSPARGLLGSRLSKVYSQSTLSLSTVANEAPNNLGVKRPTSRAPSPSGLMSPSRLPGSRERDWENGSNASSPASVPEYTGPRLYKEPSAKSNKFIIHNALSHCCLAGKVNEPQKNRILEEIEKSKANHFLILFRDSSCQFRALYTLSGETEELTRLAGYGPRTVTPAMVEGIYKYNSDRKRFTQIPAKTMSMSVDAFTIQGHLWQSKKPTTPKKGSSTPK; encoded by the exons ATGGTGGAGGCGGCGCCCCCCGGGCCCGGGCCGCTGAGGAGGACCTTCCTGGTGCCCGAGATCAAGTCGCTGGACCAGTACGATTTCTCGCGGGCCAAGGCGGCGGCCAGCCTGGCGTGGGTGCTGCGGGCCGCGTTCGGGGGCGCAG AGCATGTGCCCTCGGAGCTGTGGGAGCCCTTCTACACCGACCAGTACGCACAGGAGCACGTGAAGCCCCCGGTGACACGGCTGCTGCTCTCGGCTGAGCTCTACTGCCGGGCCTGGCGCCAGGTGCTGCCGCAGCTCGAGACCCCCCCCAGTCCCTCCGCGCTGCTGGCCCTGCTGGCGCGGAGGGGCACGGTGCCCGCGCTGCCCGAGCGTCCCGTGCAGGAGGCCGACTTGAGGCACCAGCCTATCCTCATG GGAGCCCACCTAGCTGTCATTGACGCCCTCATGGTTGCCTTCGCCTTCGAGTGGACAAAGACACTGCCCGGTCCCTTGGCCCTGGCCAGCTTGGAGCACAAGCTCCTTTTCTGGGTGGACACG acCATCCGGCGGTTGCAGGAGAAGACTGAGCAGGAAGCTGCCCAGAGAGCCTCTCCCGCGGCCCCTGCAGATGGGGTGGCCCCCGCACAGCCCTCG TGCCCCACACGCTGGTACTGGAAGCTGGTTCCT CACGCAATTGCCTTCTGTTTGAAGGAGTCGGGGAGCAAACCCCCCATG ATCCGATACCGCAAGGACCGAGCTGTGGCCCGACGCGCCCCCTGCTTTCCAACCGTGACCACCCTCCAGGATCTGGCGAGTGGGGCCGCGCTGGCCGCCACGATCCACTGCTATTGTCCCCAGCTCTTGCGACTCGAGG AGGTGTGCCTCAAGGACCCCATGTCTGTGGCGGACAGCCTCTACAACCTCCAGCTGGTGCAGGATTTCTGTGCCTCCCGCCTTCCTCGTGGCTGCCCACTGTCCCTCGAGGACCTGCTGTACGTCCCACCGCCCCTCAAG ATCAACCTGGTGGTGCTGCTCGCCGAGATGTTCATGTGCTTTGAGGTGCTGAAACCTGATTTCGTGCAGGCTAAGGACCTTCCTGATGGTCATG CGGCCTCCCCCCGGGCCACGGAGGCCTCTTCCGCCCAGAACAGCAGTGGCTGCAG TTCTCCTGTCTTCAATTTCCGCCACCCACTCCTGTCACCCGGCGGCTCCCAGTCCCCACTCCGTGGATCCACAG gctcaCTGAAGTCCTCCCCGTCCATGTCCCACATGGAGGCCCTCGGCAAGGCCTGGAACCGTCAGCTCAG CCGTCCCCTCTCCCAGGCAGTGTCGTTCAGCACCCCCTTTGGCCTGGACAGCGACGTGGATGTCGTCATGGGAGACCCCGTCCTACTCCGCTCGGTCAGCTCAGACAGCCTGGGCCCCCCGCGCCCTGTGCCAGCCCGGACCCCCGTGCAGCCAGCCCCGGAGCCTGGCGACCTGCCTACCATCGAGGAGGCCCTGCAGATCATCCACAGTGCCGAGCCCCGGCTGCTCCCAGATGGGGCTGCCGACGGCAGCTTCTACCTCCACTCCCCCGAGGGGCCCTCCAAACTGCCGCTGGCTTCCTCCTACCCACTCGAGGGGGCCTCCAAAGCACCCGCCTACGTGCCCCACCCCGAGGCCCCCTTGAAACCATCTCCCTGCACGGTGGCGGAGATGTCGAAACCGTCGGCCCTATCCGAGGGCTCCCCGAAGGCGGCGGCTTCGTCCCCAGCGGCCAACAACTCCGAAGTGAAGATGACCAGCTTTGCTGAACGCAAGAAGCAGCTGGTGAGGGCTGAGGCCGAGGCAGGGTCCCCGACGGCCACCCCCGCGGCACCAGAGGCCCTGAGCTCCGAGATGAGCGAGCTGGGAGCCCGGCTGGAGGAGAAACGGCGGGCCATAGAGGCTCAGAAGCGACGGATCGAGGCCATCTTTGCCAAGCACCGCCAGCGACTGGGCAAGAGCGCTTTCCTGCAGGTGCAGCCTCGGGAGGCCGGAGGGGAAGCGGAGGCAGAGGCCGAGCCAGGCCCAGTCCCCGGTGGGGAGCGGCCGGCGGGTGAGGGCCAGGGCGAGCCATCCCCGCGGCCCAAGGCAGTGACCTTCTCACCCGAACTGGGCCCGGTGCCCCCCGAGGGGCTGGGGGACTATAACCGGGCGGTCAGCAAGTTAAGCGCCGCGCTGAGCTCGCTGCAGCGGGACATGCAGAGGCTCACGGACCAGCAGCAGCGGCTCCTGGCTCCGCCCGAGGCCCCTGGGCCtgccccgccgcccgccgcgtGGGTCATCCCTGGTCCCACGGTGGGTCCCAAAGCCGCATCTCCCAGCCCTGCTCGGCGCGCCCCGGCTGCCCGGCGCAGCCCCGGGCCCGGCCCCAGCCCGACACCCCGGAGCCCGAAACACGCACGGCCGGCGGAGCTGCGGCTGGCTCCCCTGACGAGAGTGCTCACGCCTCCCCACGATGTAGACAGCCTCCCCCACCTGCGCAAGTTCTCGCCGAGCCAGGTGCCCGTGCAGACCCGTTCCTCTATCCTCCTGGCGGAGGGGTCGCCTCCAGAGGAGCCCGCGGCCCGGCCTGGCCTCATCGAGATCCCACTGGGCAGCCTGGAAGAGCCCACGGCCGAGGACGAGGGAGATGGGAGCCCCCCTGGTGCTGAGGATTCCTTAGAGGAGGAGGCGTCTTCGGAGGGAGAGCCCCGGGCCGGGCTGGGATTCTTCTACAAG GATGAAGACAAGCCCGAGGACGAGATGGCCCAAAAGCGGGCCAGCCTGCTGGAACGGCAGCAGCGGCGGGCGGAGGAGGCTCGGCGGCGGAAGCAGTGGCAGGAGGCCGAGAAGGAGCAGCGGAGGGAAGAGGCTGCCCG GCTGGCCCAGGAGGAGGCGGCCCcgggccccccagcccccccagcccccccagcccccgcagCGACCCCGGCCCCTGCCGCCAGGGCCCCCGTCGAGGAGGAGGTGGGCCCCAGGAGGGGGGAGTTCACCCGGCTCGAGTATGAACGCCGGGCCCAGCTGAAGCTGATGGACGACCTTGACAAAGTGCTCCGGCCACGGGCTGCGGGGAccggggggccgggccggggtgGGCGGAGGGGCCCCCGGCCGCGCTCCGGTTGCTGTGACGACTCGGCCCTGGCACGAAGCCCTGCCCGTGGCCTGCTGG GCTCCCGGCTCAGCAAAGTCTACTCTCAGTCCACCCTGTCACTGTCAACCGTGGCCAACGAGGCCCCCAATAATCTTGGCGTGAAGAGGCCGACGTCTCG ggctccatccccaTCTGGCCTCATGTCCCCAAGCCGCCTGCCTGGTAGCCGGGAACGCGACTGGGAGAACGGTAGCAACGCCTCGTCCCCGGCGTCGGTGCCCGAGTACACAG gTCCGCGGCTGTACAAGGAGCCCAGCGCCAAGTCCAACAAGTTCATCATCCACAACGCCCTGTCGCACTGCTGCCTCGCGGGCAAGGTGAACGAACCGCAGAAGAACCGCATTCTGGAG GAAATCGAGAAGAGCAAGGCCAATCACTTCCTGATCCTCTTCCGCGACTCGAGCTGCCAGTTCCGGGCCCTCTACACGCTGTCcggggagacagaggagctgaCGAGGCTGGCCGGCTACGGCCCCCGCACAGTCACGCCCGCCATGGTCGAGGGCATCTACAAGTACAACTCGGACCGCAAGCGCTTTACCCAGATCCCTGCCAAGACCATGTCCATGAGTGTAGACGCCTTCACCATCCAGGGCCACCTCTGGCAGAGCAAGAAGCCCACCACCCCCAAGAAGGGCAGCAGCACCCCCAAGTAG